A DNA window from Engystomops pustulosus chromosome 6, aEngPut4.maternal, whole genome shotgun sequence contains the following coding sequences:
- the SMIM35 gene encoding small integral membrane protein 35 encodes MVDALGVVLGSSLTVMLGATALYILIRWYQSGRCCYETSFVFNLYNIRQLKSMDLELAPPFTVSGTIHAHGPMSGYHYSQFQDSEV; translated from the exons ATGGTGGACGCTCTCGGTGTAGTGTTGGGCAGCAGCCTGACCGTGATGCTCGGTGCCACGGCCTTGTACATCCTGATTCGCTGGTACCAAAGCGGGCGTTGTTGTTATG AGACCAGTTTTGTCTTCAATCTCTACAACATCCG ACAACTGAAGTCAATGGACTTGGagctggcacctcccttcactgtCAGTGGGACAATACACGCTCACGGTCCTATGTCCGGATACCATTACTCTCAGTTCCAGGACAGCGAAGTCTAG